One window of the Ictidomys tridecemlineatus isolate mIctTri1 chromosome 11, mIctTri1.hap1, whole genome shotgun sequence genome contains the following:
- the Isg20l2 gene encoding interferon-stimulated 20 kDa exonuclease-like 2 isoform X1, translating to MSAILLNLDFGRSPPKKALEGNAKHRKFVKRRRLLEQRGVLNKKKQTPSRVTRLHSEPPKKGENVRVDGTCKIPPLSKKNTAASSSGSGLSLDKKAGVSWLTPAPSKKTNSVAAKVDLLGEFQSALPKIQSHPTCSQKKTPQKKNPSQNNATQNSTRAHSESKCSGISQKFPGKMVAIDCEMVGTGPKGHVSSLARCSIVNYDGDVLYDEYILPPCPIVDYRTKWSGICKKHMVNATPFKTARSQILKILLGKIVVGHAIHNDFKALQYFHPKSLTRDTSQIPLLNRKANCPENATMSLKRLTKQLLHRDIQVGKGHSSVEDAQATMELYKLVEVEWEQHLAQDVPKN from the exons ATGTCTGCTATACTCCTGAATCTGGATTTTGGGAGATCTCCACCCAAAAAGGCATTGGAAGGAAATGCCAAGCATCGAAAGTTTGTTAAGAGGCGGCGGCTCTTGGAACAGAGGGGCGTTCTCAATAAAAAGAAGCAGACTCCTAGCAGGGTGACTAGATTACACTCAGAACCTccaaagaaaggggaaaatgtgAGAGTAGATGGTACTTGCAAGATCCCTCCCCTTTCAAAAAAGAACACAGCTGCATCCAGCAGTGGGTCAGGATTGTCCCTGGACAAGAAAGCTGGAGTGTCTTGGCTGACCCCTGCTCCTTCAAAGAAGACTAATTCTGTTGCAGCTAAAGTAGATTTGCTGGGGGAATTCCAGAGTGCCCTTCCAAAGATTCAGAGCCACCCAACGTGCTCCCAAAAGAAGACCCCCCAGAAGAAGAACCCTTCTCAGAACAATGCCACACAGAATTCCACCAGAGCTCACTCAGAGAGTAAGTGCTCTGGAATATCCCAGAAGTTTCCAGGAAAGATGGTGGCAATTGACTGTGAGATGGTGGGCACAGGACCCAAAGGGCATGTTAGTTCTTTGGCTCGATGTAGCATTGTCAACTATGATGGAGATGTGCTTTATGATGAGTACATCCTTCCACCCTGCCCCATTGTGGACTACCGGACCAAATGGAGCGGTATCTGCAAGAAGCACATGGTGAATGCTACACCCTTCAAGACCGCTCGGAGCCAG ATCTTGAAGATACTCTTGGGGAAGATAGTGGTAGGGCATGCCATCCACAATGACTTCAAAGCCCTGCAGTACTTTCACCCCAAGTCCCTCACCCGAGACACCTCCCAAATCCCCCTCCTCAACCGGAAGGCCAACTGCCCAGAGAATGCCACCATGTCTCTGAAGCGCCTCACCAAGCAGCTGCTACACCGGGACATACAG GTCGGGAAGGGCCATTCCTCTGTGGAAGACGCCCAGGCCACCATGGAGCTGTACAAGCTGGTTGAAGTTGAGTGGGAACAACACCTGGCCCAGGATGTCCCAAAAAACTAG
- the Isg20l2 gene encoding interferon-stimulated 20 kDa exonuclease-like 2 isoform X2: MSAILLNLDFGRSPPKKALEGNAKHRKFVKRRRLLEQRGVLNKKKQTPSRVTRLHSEPPKKGENVRVDGTCKIPPLSKKNTAASSSGSGLSLDKKAGVSWLTPAPSKKTNSVAAKVDLLGEFQSALPKIQSHPTCSQKKTPQKKNPSQNNATQNSTRAHSESKCSGISQKFPGKMVAIDCEMVGTGPKGHVSSLARCSIVNYDGDVLYDEYILPPCPIVDYRTKWSGICKKHMVNATPFKTARSQVGKGHSSVEDAQATMELYKLVEVEWEQHLAQDVPKN; encoded by the exons ATGTCTGCTATACTCCTGAATCTGGATTTTGGGAGATCTCCACCCAAAAAGGCATTGGAAGGAAATGCCAAGCATCGAAAGTTTGTTAAGAGGCGGCGGCTCTTGGAACAGAGGGGCGTTCTCAATAAAAAGAAGCAGACTCCTAGCAGGGTGACTAGATTACACTCAGAACCTccaaagaaaggggaaaatgtgAGAGTAGATGGTACTTGCAAGATCCCTCCCCTTTCAAAAAAGAACACAGCTGCATCCAGCAGTGGGTCAGGATTGTCCCTGGACAAGAAAGCTGGAGTGTCTTGGCTGACCCCTGCTCCTTCAAAGAAGACTAATTCTGTTGCAGCTAAAGTAGATTTGCTGGGGGAATTCCAGAGTGCCCTTCCAAAGATTCAGAGCCACCCAACGTGCTCCCAAAAGAAGACCCCCCAGAAGAAGAACCCTTCTCAGAACAATGCCACACAGAATTCCACCAGAGCTCACTCAGAGAGTAAGTGCTCTGGAATATCCCAGAAGTTTCCAGGAAAGATGGTGGCAATTGACTGTGAGATGGTGGGCACAGGACCCAAAGGGCATGTTAGTTCTTTGGCTCGATGTAGCATTGTCAACTATGATGGAGATGTGCTTTATGATGAGTACATCCTTCCACCCTGCCCCATTGTGGACTACCGGACCAAATGGAGCGGTATCTGCAAGAAGCACATGGTGAATGCTACACCCTTCAAGACCGCTCGGAGCCAG GTCGGGAAGGGCCATTCCTCTGTGGAAGACGCCCAGGCCACCATGGAGCTGTACAAGCTGGTTGAAGTTGAGTGGGAACAACACCTGGCCCAGGATGTCCCAAAAAACTAG
- the Crabp2 gene encoding cellular retinoic acid-binding protein 2 codes for MPNFSGNWKIIRSENFEDLLKALGVNVMLRKIAVAAASKPAVEIKQDGDTFYIKTSTTVRTTEINFKIGEEFEEQTVDGRPCKSLVKWETENKMVCEQRLLKGEGPKTSWTRELTNDGELILTMTADDVVCTRVYVRE; via the exons atgcccaacttctCCGGCAACTGGAAGATCATCCGATCGGAAAACTTCGAGGATTTGCTCAAAGCGCTGG GGGTGAACGTGATGCTGAGGAAGATCGCGGTGGCCGCGGCATCCAAGCCAGCAGTGGAGATCAAACAGGACGGCGACACTTTCTACATCAAAACCTCCACCACCGTGCGCACCACGGAGATCAACTTCAAGATCGGGGAGGAGTTTGAGGAGCAGACTGTGGACGGGAGACCCTGTAAG AGCCTGGTAAAGTGGGAGACAGAGAACAAGATGGTCTGTGAGCAGAGACTTCTGAAGGGGGAGGGCCCCAAGACCTCCTGGACCAGAGAACTGACCAATGACGGAGAGCTGATCCTG ACCATGACAGCGGATGATGTGGTGTGCACCAGGGTCTACGTTCGAGAGTGA